Part of the Rhodococcus sp. OK302 genome is shown below.
GGGAATCCTCGCCGCAAACACCCCCGAGTGGGTCATGACCTTCTTCGCGACGCAGGCGCTGGGCGCCATCGCTGTCGGTCTCAATGGCTGGTGGGTTCCGCGCGAGGTGACGCACGGTATCGAACTGTCCCGTCCGAAGGTTCTCGTGGTCGACGCAAAGCGCGGCGCTGCGCTCCCCGAACTGCCGTCCGACCTGACCGTTCTGACTATGGAAGAGGATCTGCCCGCCCTCATCGCCGAGTACGCCGGCGCAGATGTTCCTACCACCGACATCGACGAGGACGACCCTGCCGTCATCCTCTTCACGAGTGGAACCAGCGGCCGCCCCAAGGGCGCGCTGCATTCGCACCGCAACGTGATGGCCACCGTCGATTACCACAAGTACAGCGACGCCATCGGCGCTGCGTTCATGGGTCGCGAGTACGACGCCACCAAGCCCAGCCCGCTGCGCTACCTCCTGACGTCTCCGCTGTTCCACATCGCCAGCCTGCACAACTTGGTTGTCCCCCGCCTGGCCACCGGCAGCGCCGTCATCCTCAACGAGGGCGGCTTCGACGTCGACAAGGTTCTCGGACTCGTCGAGCGCGAACGCATCACCAACTGGGGCGCGGTTCCCACCATGGCGTCGCGATTGATCGAGCACGGCAACATCGACAAGTACGACGTGTCCTCGCTGACAGCCTTCTCGCTGGCGTCCGCACCGTCGTCGCCGGCGTTCAAGGAACGACTCAAAGAGCAGGTGCCTTTCGCGCGCAACGCACTGGTCGACAGCTACGGCCTCACCGAATGCAGCACAGCAATCGCGGTGGCTATCGGAGCCGAACTCGAAGAGTTCCCGGGCACTCTCGGACGCCCCATCATCACGGTCTCGATGGAAATCCGCGATCCCTTCGGCGAGTGGCTTCCTGACGGCATCGAGGGCGAGGTCTGCGTCCGCAGCCCGTTCGTGATGCTCGGTTACTGGGAGAACCCGGAAGCAACGGAGTCGACGATCGCACCCGGACGCTGGCTCCGCACAGGCGATTTCGGCGTCATCGAGAATGGTCGCCTACGTCTGACCGGGCGTCGTTCCGACCTGATCCTGCGCGGCGGCGAGAACGTCTACCCCACCGAGATCGAGCAGACCCTCGACGAGCATCCCGACGTGATCGAGTGCGCCGTCATCGGTATGCCGCATGCGGACCTCGGCCAGGAAGTTTCGGCTGTCGTCGTCCTTCGCCCGGGTTCGACCACCACCGAGGACGAACTCCGCGAGTACGCCGCCGAGCGTTTGTCCTACTTCAAGGTGCCGTCCAAGTGGCGCATCACACGGGATCTACTGCCCCGCAATGCAACCGGCAAGATGGTTCGGCGCGAGATCACGGTATGACCGAAGAGTTGTCGCGGATCGTCGCCGAGTCGGCGATCCGCGACCTGCTCTGCGAGTACACGCACCTGATCGATCAGGGCAGGTTGCACGAAGTCGCTGCATTGTTCGCGCAGTCCGATTACGGCCAGTGCGGGCCGGACGGCGTTGCCACAACCGTCATTTCATCCGACGCCGACGCCGTGTTCGCCGCGTGCAGTGGTTTCATTCGGATGTACGGCACTCCCCCGGTCCCACGCACCAAACACCTGTTGACCAATACCCGGATTTTCATGGACGGCGACGAGGCCTCCGCACTGTCGTACATCACAGTAATCCAGGGAACCGAAGAACTTGCGCTGCAACCGATTCTGTCGGGACGCTACTTCGATCGCTTCACACACGTCGACGGAAAGTGGCAGTTCACGCAGCGACTCTTCTGCCTGGATCATCTCGGCAATATGTCTGCTCACGCGAAACGCTCACTCTGAATCCATCTCGCTGCACCTGAATCAGGAGACTGGCAATGTTCAAAGCAATCGCGCTACTCACCCGTAAGCCTGGACTGACACGGGAAGAGTTCATCGACTACTACGAGAACAACCATGCTCCCCTGATTGCGAAAACCTTTCCTCAGATCATCGAATACCGACGGAATTTCCCTGATCTGACTCAGGTTCTGCGTGCCGAGGGCACTCCCGACCCACAATTCGATGTCATCACCGAAATGTGGTTCCACGACAAGGCGGGATACGGCGACATGCTGGCAACCCACGCCCGACCGGAGATAGGCAACCTGATCCGGGCCGACGAATCCAACTTCCTGGATCAGACCAAGATCATTCAGTTCGTCGTCGACGAGTGTGAATTGCCTCGGATCTGAAATTCGGTAACAAACTTCGGCAGAAAAGGGTTCACCGTGGAGATCGGCGTCAACATATTAGGCCTCGAAGCGCACTTCGACGGCAAGATCCGGCCGGTTCTCGACTTCGCCGCCCGTGCAGATCAAGTCGGCGTCGACTTGATCTGCACGGGTGATCACATCGGATTCAATGGCGATGCTCATGCGGAACGGGTAGACGAGCACGGCTTCGCATTTCCCTTGGATCATCCTTGGTACGAGCCGATTTCACTGCTTTCCTCGATCGCAGCAGTCACCGAACGGTCTCGACTCGGAGTATCGGTCCTGATCGCAACGGTTCGGCCACCGGCGCTGCTCGCAAAACAGGTCGCCACCCTCGACGCATTATCCGACGGACGCGTGACGATGGGCTTCGGAGTCGGCTGGCAAGAGGCCGAATACACCGCCACCAATATGCCTTTCGACGCCAGGTTCGGGCGCATGGAAGAAACCGTCGAGGCCTGCCGCGAACTCTGGACGCAGGCACCCGCCAACTTCCAGGGTCGCGATTTCTCCTTCGAGAACTACCACAGCATTCCGCTGTCGACGCAGGATCGCGTGCCTGTTCTCTTCGGATTCGCTCCCAGTCAACGGAACTTCGACCGCATCGCACGCGTCGCCGACGGTTGGACCGTCAACCCCACCGACCTACCGACATTCACGGACAGTGTTGCGCTGCTGCGCACTACATTCGAAGCCCACGGACGCGATCCCCAGAGTGTCCGCATCCAGGTTTCTGCCGGCCCGGTTCGACGCGATAGCGGAACTATCGATCTCGCAGCCACCGCGGAAAAAGCCCACGATTGGTCCGACCGCGGCGCGTCCGTAGTTGTCTTCCGACCTGCCGTATTCGACTGTGCTGCTGAAGAATTACCGGAACTGCTCGAATGGATGATCAGCGTCAAGGAGATGTGAAATGGATCAGGCCGTGCAAGATCTGCTGGACAAGCAGGCAATCCGCGAAGTAGTCCTGACCTACGCCCGAGGCATCGACCGTCTCGACTTCACCCTCGTCCGCAGCGCGTACCACCCTGACGCCATCGATCATCACACCGGATTCGACGGCAACGTAGACGAATACATCGCGTGGGTGACGCCGAAGCTCTCTGCCATCGGCGGCACCATGCACCACATCGGAAATCATCTCGTCGAACTGCACGGCGACTTCGCGATCAGCGAGGCGTACTCGATGTCCACACATTGGGGCGGCCCCGAAGGTGTCGGGATGATCAACTTCACCAGCGGCGCACGGTTCGTCGACCACATGGAGCGTCGTAACGGGCGTTGGGCGATCAAAGAGCGTTGGGCTGTGCGCGAATGGACCCGCTCGGACGAAGGCCGCTTCGTAAACCCTGAGGGCGCCGGCCCCCGAGGTCGACGTGACGAGACTGATCCGTTGACGTTACTGAGGAAAACTATTCAATCTCGGTAAGTTTCAACCCTCCACTTCTGCCTGGCGTCGCCACTGTGGCCCCGATCACCCTAATTACCGCA
Proteins encoded:
- a CDS encoding nuclear transport factor 2 family protein produces the protein MTEELSRIVAESAIRDLLCEYTHLIDQGRLHEVAALFAQSDYGQCGPDGVATTVISSDADAVFAACSGFIRMYGTPPVPRTKHLLTNTRIFMDGDEASALSYITVIQGTEELALQPILSGRYFDRFTHVDGKWQFTQRLFCLDHLGNMSAHAKRSL
- a CDS encoding nuclear transport factor 2 family protein, encoding MDQAVQDLLDKQAIREVVLTYARGIDRLDFTLVRSAYHPDAIDHHTGFDGNVDEYIAWVTPKLSAIGGTMHHIGNHLVELHGDFAISEAYSMSTHWGGPEGVGMINFTSGARFVDHMERRNGRWAIKERWAVREWTRSDEGRFVNPEGAGPRGRRDETDPLTLLRKTIQSR
- a CDS encoding TIGR03619 family F420-dependent LLM class oxidoreductase, which produces MEIGVNILGLEAHFDGKIRPVLDFAARADQVGVDLICTGDHIGFNGDAHAERVDEHGFAFPLDHPWYEPISLLSSIAAVTERSRLGVSVLIATVRPPALLAKQVATLDALSDGRVTMGFGVGWQEAEYTATNMPFDARFGRMEETVEACRELWTQAPANFQGRDFSFENYHSIPLSTQDRVPVLFGFAPSQRNFDRIARVADGWTVNPTDLPTFTDSVALLRTTFEAHGRDPQSVRIQVSAGPVRRDSGTIDLAATAEKAHDWSDRGASVVVFRPAVFDCAAEELPELLEWMISVKEM
- a CDS encoding EthD domain-containing protein, whose protein sequence is MFKAIALLTRKPGLTREEFIDYYENNHAPLIAKTFPQIIEYRRNFPDLTQVLRAEGTPDPQFDVITEMWFHDKAGYGDMLATHARPEIGNLIRADESNFLDQTKIIQFVVDECELPRI
- a CDS encoding class I adenylate-forming enzyme family protein, yielding MTAPADPQLLLDQAVSRLTGPGGPFEIVEEEVLGTVMPVMKNRGHAIGDLISASRTWGDGDYLVTSDRRISFTEHADAVAALATALRDKYGVRKGDRVGILAANTPEWVMTFFATQALGAIAVGLNGWWVPREVTHGIELSRPKVLVVDAKRGAALPELPSDLTVLTMEEDLPALIAEYAGADVPTTDIDEDDPAVILFTSGTSGRPKGALHSHRNVMATVDYHKYSDAIGAAFMGREYDATKPSPLRYLLTSPLFHIASLHNLVVPRLATGSAVILNEGGFDVDKVLGLVERERITNWGAVPTMASRLIEHGNIDKYDVSSLTAFSLASAPSSPAFKERLKEQVPFARNALVDSYGLTECSTAIAVAIGAELEEFPGTLGRPIITVSMEIRDPFGEWLPDGIEGEVCVRSPFVMLGYWENPEATESTIAPGRWLRTGDFGVIENGRLRLTGRRSDLILRGGENVYPTEIEQTLDEHPDVIECAVIGMPHADLGQEVSAVVVLRPGSTTTEDELREYAAERLSYFKVPSKWRITRDLLPRNATGKMVRREITV